The genomic interval GGATGAACAAACTGAGGCTACAAGAGTTTGGTTCTTCCTCGGTCTACTGGGAGGAGCAAGACACAATctacttctctctttttccccataCCGAGTTGAGAGCAaattactttttcactttgaactccatttgcagcagctgaaataaGCTGAAGGCAATGGGAATATGTAGACAGAGAAGAGAacaactaggacattttaaaagcagctgaaaaatggcaAAGGATTTATCAGAACTGTTTCAGCCAAACTGGGATAGTCCAATATGGTCTTAGATTAATGATTGTAGATTAATAGGGTAGAGTGCAGCTGTAAACTTAAAGCTGTTAGTGTTTCAGCAGCAAAGGTCAGGTTGATGGGGGAATGCAGAGCTACATGAGCAATTTCCATATATTGGCacagaaacataggcgggttccacaccgccaaaaagtacgtgctcggcacgtactagggttaggaagggatgTCCTTTCCGGCCACCCCGCCCCTAGACGTGCCgggcacgtacaaaatggtggtgccctatacacatgggcaccgctaTTTTGATGTcacagatgcttagcgtccgcatgtcacagcGCAGGAATGACGCCGCAAgcgcaccattggtgccttgcagcatcatttccacGCCgccaaaagaacctgcttttttcgggttctttttgctgcactggggaaccgcacggtttgtctgctgtggttccctggcacagcaatcACAggcgccggcagagcgccctttttgggcactctgtaaagtgCCAAAGAGAGCATTAAAGGGCTACAATCCTGCTGCAAAGAGGCTAGGTGGTGGTGGATCAGGTGTGCAATGAGCATTTACTGACTTTATCTCCATTTCATTGTGCCCTGCTAAGGGTGAAGTCAGCATAGCCCTTATCAGAAGATCTTGTCACTCATACCTGTACAATGTAATCTCATGACATGTCACTGGGACAAGGGTCCAATTTCCGCCCTCCAACTCCCACCCATAGGCCACACTCCCATGACAGTGCTCTGAAATGCCTCTACCTTTGTTGAAATTCTCCCCAAAATGGCAACCGGGGGTCATGTTGCATCACTTTCAGACACCATTTTGAAAAGGTCTCCAGTGAATGTAGATGCATTTGGAGATGAAGAAATGTGTAATGGGGTTTTTGTGAGGGGTTTGGGTAATTTTGTACATCGGGTCTTTCTGCACATTTAGGGGAGCAGAGGAGCCTCCAAAAGAATTCTCAATTTTAACAAAGCATTAACAGCTGGGAACTTTAGGATTTGATTgattcattgattgattgattgattgaaattttatttatataccgccgttcctatgatcacggcggtttacaaaacaaaatgaaaaacggagtcctctgggccgctcctgcccaggcgagccggctttatggaggccgctctcaccggcccctccccctggagaaacgccgctccggcggcaaggaagagtctctctggggtGGGGATACTGCTGGGATGGGGATTCAGAAACTAGGTAGACTTGgggaggatatttatttattagaaaagacaGGTTACATCCATGAAACATCAATAATAGTCTTTTACACCTACATGAGGTTGTTACATAGACATGTTGATATCCAGATGAGAAGtactttttccccttctctctttcttgctttaTTGGAATATATTTGATAATGTTAATAAATTAAAAGGCTTCTCCTGTTTCAGTCTCTGcaccaaaggaaagaaaaatttaTGATTGTTAGGATGGTATCAGTTTGGGCCATGACCAGCAGACCTCTCTCTGTTCATATACTAAGAGAGCCAAAAGTTCAGCATGCACTTTGGAACAATTTGAATGCAACAGTATTTTCACAAAGCTAATTGTGAAGAAGTTTAATTCTGATTTTAGAAAAAAGCTCCAGATCTATTAGTTTCCGCAATGCAGCCTTCAGCTCTTTGTTTCTCATGCTATAGATAAATGGATTCAAGATGGGAGGGATTATGACATATGTCACAGCAAAAGCTAAATCCAGATCAGAAGAAGTATTACTGGGAGGTTTTCCATAGGCAAAAACTGCACTGAATATGAACACTGAGATAACTACAAGGTGGGGAAGACAAGTGGATAGGGCTTTCTTCTGTCCATGTACAGAGGGGATCCTGAGCACTGCAGCAAAGATCCGAACatatgtgatgatgatgaagataaaACCTCCTAGTGCTATCATACAACTTAGTATAAGAAGCCCACCTTCAACTAAAAAGGTTTTAGAGCAGGAGAGTTTTAATAACTGTGGGACTTCACAGAAAAACTGACTGACTACATTAGAACAGAAGGTGTTTGCAAAGGTGCCACCAGTGTGTATCATGGCATAGGAAAGACCAATAATCCACACAGTGGCTACCATCTGAAGGCAAGCTCCTTTATGCATAATTCTCTCATACTGGAGTGGGTTGTAAATTGCAACATATCGATCAAGGGCTATTATAATAAGGAGACAGAAATCAGATGATAAGCAGAAGAAATAACAGAAAACTTGAGCCACACATCCAGAAAAGGAAATTGACCTGTTATTTGTGAGGGACATAGCCATTGATTTCGGTATCGTAACTGAAATTGTTCCAATGTCCATCACAGCAAAATTTAAGACAAAGAAGAACATAGGAGTGTGTAGGTGGTGATCAAGGGTCACTGCAATGATGATGAGAAGATTTCCTGTTATTGCCATTAGGTACAAGGCtagaaatacaaagaaatatacaATCTGTAGTTCTCGGATATTTGAGAATTCCAGCAGCAGAAAAGTAGATATGAAAGTAAGATTGCTCATGTTATCGTTCATCATTCTGTACTACCTCTTGGGGAAAAAACGAGAACTGTTAATCTCCATGTATTAATTAACCAGTCCATTCAAGGCTGGTACATGCAATTTCATCTAAGAAGTCATAGTAGTGACCCTACTGGTATATCCCTACCTTTATTTCTTAGGATAAATAAGTACAGTGAgaccttcccttacatgggggatctgtcatccccccccccgcataagcgtaatactgtgtatgctcaagccccattgaaaacatgCACATGCATCTGCAATTGCCTCTTCTGGCACGCAGCTTCAGTGTAAACTGAAAGATACTCATGACATGTTGTATGATTTCAATCGAAGGTCTGAAGGAATTCCCAAAACAATATTTTGCCCAAATGCAATTTGTGCTCTGAAATCTTCCTCAAATCCCCCTGTTAGCTTTGGAGACTTCCAGTGAGAAGATatgaatatttgaaaattatgCTTAGAATATTTTACTAATTCCAAATGTGCACAAAACAGTTCCTAGTTAATAAGGTGTTAATTTCAATTCTATTAGCCTGTCCAGACCCTGAGGTTGTCTGAAGAGGACCACTTTAAACCAATAATACGGGGGAAATTGTGATACAgtaagccctctgtatccacagatcttttgtctatggattcaatcatccacgatttgaaaatattacacagagagatagatagagagagagagagagacagaaaaatacatatattccaataagtaaaccttgattttgtcattttaaataagggacacaattttaccatgctattgtatttaaagggacttaagcatccacagattttggtatccacaggggtttctggaaccaaaccccagcagatatcaagggtgtCCACTGTAATTTATGTGTTGCTCTGAGATGGCATGatagtacactgctccctcgggttacgaaattaattcgttccgcggccgctttcgtaacccgaaaagccttcgtaagccgaaatgccataggcgctaatggggaaaagccgcgtttcgtgcgaaaaagcgccgaaaagcaccaaaaaattttttcgtaacgcgaaaaaacattcgtaacccggaacaattatttccaatgggattttttcgtatcccggaaatttcgtaacctgggtatttcgtatcccgaggtaccactgtaatcctATTCACCTATTCCAGCATTTATCCTTGAGATGAATAAGAGATAGTTTCACAGCATCTTGGAAAGGATTGCACCTCTGCAAACATTCCAAATGTAGAATCTGCTCTGGTAGCCAGATGAATCTGTTGGGGGAAAATATGAATTTTGGAAATGTGGGGTTTTGGAACTGTTCACAGGACAAACCCTATTTTCGAAACatgtttagcaccttggatagctcctgtaaAGTTCAAATGAGCATTCTGACCAGACCATCTTCCCACTAACATCAAAGCCATTAGTCACTGCTCAGGACTGGGATTCTGCAAAGTTTGATAATCCTATTTGAAGGACTAAAATCAGTATTTGTAAAATTTGTAACAGACAACTTTTACTTTTTGATAAAAAAATTCTTAgtcttttaaagacattttttaaaaaaatcacccacacaaacacacagagaagcaATAAAGTTGTCCCCTGAAACAGGTTGGGAGAGACTCATTGTTCTTAACTAGTGAATTTTAGTTGACAAAGCCAACATTTTTGGATGAATTTTGGAGGCTCAGGGTTCAGGAGTATCAAGCCTAAGGATCCCAAGGACCACAGATGACCCAGTAACCAGTGGCGTAACAGGGACTATGTCTTGCTGATCATATGCTGACTGACTACTTGCAGATCCTGCACACAAGATAGCAAGGAGATACATAAGGTGAGGGCTTCTAAACCCACACTGAAAATACCTGTGGAAGGAATATGAGAACTAAAGGTTGGGTGCAGTTTGGGTCAAGGTCAGTAAGCCAGAGGCAGCTAGAAACTCCCACAACCTTACCACATCACTGGCCTCAAAGATTACCCATCCAGTGTGTCAGACTACTTTTCATTGACATCTATATCCTTATTCTCTTACAGAGTATATATGTGCACATACATGAAGCttctttgaatttgaattttgcAGTCAGTAACTATTGGTCTGTAATTCTCcctcataattattattattattattattattaacctttatttataaagcgctgtaagtttacacagcgctgtacatcaattttttttagtcagacggttccctgccctcaggcttacaatctaaaagacacgacacaaaaggagaagggagtggtggtggggaataggatcaggtccagcagatcttttccacctccgaggcctggaccaaggcagatggactggaggaagggcttggcttcttgatggatggttagaaggaggcttcctgggtcagagagggtctcacctctgggaatgcttctctaaacaatatagtctttaattcagttttgaaactgggcagagaagtgatgaggtgtgcatgtgggggaagaaggttccaggagtaaggggcagcaagcgagaagggacaaattcgggagggggcagtggtagtcctacattgtgacaggagaccctgactaccagagcggagggtgcgagtaggaatgtaaggagaaagaaggtcagataagtaaggaggggccaacccatggagggctttgaaagtcagtaacaaaagcttgtaccggatgcgaaaggggaaggggagccaatgaagggaggataaaagaggagaaacatggtcaaagcggcgagcggatgtgacaatacgggcaatTTCATGCTTGAAAGCCTTATCTGTAGGACATCATCTGATCTACCAGCTGTGGTCAGACTGTGATTGTGCtatataaaaaaagaggaagaatgtgGGGCAGGCCTGGAAGGATAGTGTAATACTAGGCATTCCCACCAAATGTTCTTCCTATGAGATGTGGATATGTTCTATCAGAAATCCAAGCCATAGCTttgtaggattttttaaaatcttttttctcACAGAAAAACTGCAGCACCATGAAGCAAAAAAGAGCAGGGGAGTGGCTGCTAAAAATATTTGACCCAAATTACAAAtaatgtgtatttaaaaaaaatactgatatCTACTGAGGAGACAAATCACAAGTGGAACCACACCAGGCAGGCAGAAAAgtttaataatttcttttttggGTCACATCAGAAACCACAGCTATGCCACTTTTCTTTGCacttaaaaggatttttttttttttttttgctgaaaatGGAAGATTTCTTTCAGATGCAAACAGCAGCTACAGATGAGAAGTCTTTATTAATATACAGTTTATCTGCTAATAAGTTTTGAATTTCCTTGATTTAACAATAAATGCTgctccctcctctttttctgtaTCATTTCTAGACAAACAATGGCAACTGACTGTTTCTTACCAGCTATCATGACAGTGGTTCAATaatattagtattaatattaatacccTAGTCTTACAACCAAGAGGCATTCAGAGTAATAAAGAAAATTATGTAAACAGAACATATATTCATAACATAACATAATCCTctaacagacagcccaaaagggctGCTATTAGGCCAATCGAGGGGCAGGGCATGCCTCTGGATTGTTCAGAGTTCAGCCGAACAAAACCCAAAATCAGCCACGAAAGGAGTGGCTTCTTACCGCTCCTTTTTGCAGACCATTCAGGACCATGACAGTGGGTTCCCTCAGGACCATGCTGTCTAGTTGTCATGGTCCTACAGTGGTCCAGGGGCGCTCAAGGCATGAGTGATATGTGGCCACTTTCTCTGCTCCATCTACTTTGCCTCATAATCATTTATTTCAATCGATCAACATTGGCTTGAATCTTGTTGGTTAGacccaattagagtagactcattcaaCATATTGTTGAATTGTAAATCAATACATActgtaggtaaatcccattaacTCAACTTTAGGTACGACTAGTAACAAATTTCAGACCAATATCTATAATTACAGAATAAAAACCCAGAAATCTAAAGGCAAAGAAATTATTGGTCAAGGACAGAATTCCCTGGAAAATGAGATCACCCTCCAAAGTTTAGAAGTATACACATATTTCAAAATATCATCCATAAACTCTACTGGAAACAAagtgtaatataaatatttttaaaacaataaaatcctGGTGTCAGGTTATATTTCTGATATCAAAGTAAGAAAGTATGGTCAAGAATCTAGATCAGCTACCTAGTTAAGGACACTTTACTTACTAGTAGTGTCTCCTGACTTTACTTACTAGTAGCGCCTCCTGACCCAGTCCTGACTTATCAGGCATTACCTACTGCAAGAGCACATCAACTGGCATTTCCACCTCTGTCCCCCAAAACATCATCAAAAGCAGGGTGCCTTTCACAATTTCTCCTTGCGTGGGAAGTAGTGGAAACACCAATCTGCTTTGCCTCTGTCTACAGACAAGAACATCTCACCAGTGCTCATAATGCCGTTCCAAGAGGAGCTGATTTACAAATAAGGAGGGAGATTTGTGTTGGGAAGAGTGCTGGTGGTAaaggcaaaaatgaaaaataataacacaCCTCCCAAAAATCAACGAAACATACCAAAGCACTTCAAAACAGTTTGAAAGAAACATTTGTACTGTATCAGTCAGCTTACCCTCCAGCTTCCATGTGAACAACAGTATATGAGTCCATTCATCACCTTATCCCAGCACTTCCTGTGTCATTATTGCCACAGGATGTGCTGTTGTCTTTTGGTCTGCACTGAGTATTGGGAACCCATCATAAGTAACAATAACAGAAAGTGAGTCTCCAGCTGCAAATAATTGCCTCATATCAGattagggcgggttacagaccgcccatttggggcgggctgtacccgcccctttccccggtgtattggggccttagctgccagaacagcagccgctgaggccccgatccactgcttttcaggctgcggggaagcggcaaaacgctgcttccccgcagcctgaaaagaggtgtccttggggcttcaagccccaaggataccccacggcggcggggagaatgagaaaggggccgcttggcctctttctcccttgcttcgctgggcacagccgtctgaaggctgcggccagcaacgcaaagcggcgctgcaaaccaggaaggagctctgaaacggagctccttcctggtccgcgcaaagggTGCACTAGGCACCCTGGAATGGAGCGAGGATGTCACATCCACACTGCCctatatagaggcggcgcggccgtgacgtcctcatggtggcggccatCTGGATCGGCCactgtcattttttacgcgcagagcgcgtattagggttagggaggtgtggaagcaccgcacctccctaaccttagtacgcgctccacacgtactttaatggcggtgtgtaacccgcctcggAGATTCATTTAAAGTCTTTCTAATTTCTTGAGATCTTACTCCCTAGAGTGCAGCATATTTCATCAGAAAATACAATTGGACTTCCTGTTTTCCTTGTTCTTGGTCCCTCTTGTCTAAGAGTTCTTAGTAGAAAGTCAGCAAATGGCATACAGTCCAAACTAGAGATGTCCTTATCACATTTTTTGTATTCCCAGGgcaaaatcaatactttcatcATTTTACTCCCTTCACTGAGAACATGTTCAAAAACTGGACCATTCTCCCATatgatttttaaagatttttttatttatactatTTATTTCCAGTCCTTCAATGAAACAAGTTCTGAGAGTATCTTGGAAATCCTTAATTTGACAATTCCTTGCCCacaactttacaataaaaaaagacacaaaacacaAGGAAAACGGGATGACAGTTGgatatgtgataaagtccagcaGATGCTCGCTTTTCTTCTCTACCTAGAGGCCAAAGCAAGGCGAGTTGTAATGGAGGGGGCTTCTTATCAGGTGCCGGAACCAAGTCATGATGGAGCTATGCCATACTGATGTGAGTGAACTTGATTGGTGCTATTTTGATCAGGAAATTACCAGCTTTGGCAACATCTCTGTTTCTAAATGACAATGGGCTAGAATTTtgtacaaacaaataaatgggcataagtgttcagtttctttctttcttttcttttcttttctttctttctttctttctttacagcCTTCCTTCCAATTCTATCAAAACATTTCACTAAATAGTAGGCAATGGAGTTCAATGATGTGAAATGAAACACTTGGGAGCAAATATTGGCTTTTCTCTGAGTGAGTATACAGAGAAGAAAAGCATCAGAGGGGGCCATCCTGTAGTATTTATCTGGATGTGTCTTGTATAATAGGAGAATCAGTATCTTCTATTAATATCTAAAGAAGACATTAGTTAGACTTTTATGCAATTGCAATTTTGCAGCTTCACTTGACCGGAGTCAATGTTAATACCATACCCCCATTACCTTGGAAGAGGGCAGGGTTTTCCTGTCATGGAAATAGGATAAAAAATCATTGGAGCTTGTTTTTGACAGTAATTTATAAATATttccaaatttcttcatattcaggctGCAAAAaactttatattaaaaaatgtgGAAGGAATCAGAAATTACAAATTCATCTACCTGGGGCCAAAGTTTGAGTCTTACCCATCTGGCTTTTAAACCCTTTATATtcaactatggtccaaaacacactgcagaaataatccactctgagacaactttaactgccctggctcaatgctagggaattctgggagctgttgtgttgtgagatatttaaccccTGTCAgattgcagtgcagctttggcacagtttctgccCTCttgagatgcatgtgtcatttaaacagcaaacctccaaagtgacccaaagcagctttattttggcctgtctctttggtCCCTAAGACATTGACATCAATTGAGTTATGAAGTTTCACAACTATGGAATAAGGATTCTATGGAATAAGGATGTTGCACCATTACTTGGATAATCCTGATGAAGCCTGATCTAGAAACTGTAACCTAGAATTATATAAATTGCATATAGATTTTGCCATGGATTTGTAAACGTCCCAATATGATTCTTCTCTCAcataattatttacttatttatttattttatcaataACATTTATATCCAGCCCTTCAGCCAAACAGGCTCCAAGAGAAGCTTAGAAATTGTTAATCTGaccattccct from Sceloporus undulatus isolate JIND9_A2432 ecotype Alabama chromosome 6, SceUnd_v1.1, whole genome shotgun sequence carries:
- the LOC121933739 gene encoding olfactory receptor 14A16-like, encoding MSNLTFISTFLLLEFSNIRELQIVYFFVFLALYLMAITGNLLIIIAVTLDHHLHTPMFFFVLNFAVMDIGTISVTIPKSMAMSLTNNRSISFSGCVAQVFCYFFCLSSDFCLLIIIALDRYVAIYNPLQYERIMHKGACLQMVATVWIIGLSYAMIHTGGTFANTFCSNVVSQFFCEVPQLLKLSCSKTFLVEGGLLILSCMIALGGFIFIIITYVRIFAAVLRIPSVHGQKKALSTCLPHLVVISVFIFSAVFAYGKPPSNTSSDLDLAFAVTYVIIPPILNPFIYSMRNKELKAALRKLIDLELFSKIRIKLLHN